A window of the Hordeum vulgare subsp. vulgare chromosome 5H, MorexV3_pseudomolecules_assembly, whole genome shotgun sequence genome harbors these coding sequences:
- the LOC123396768 gene encoding uncharacterized protein LOC123396768 yields MFRPPIEFTSEMAHEYLEEPQKISWCPYSSRNLIGVDQLQRAYMISIRRAILPWRFLLQNIDTCVAEPYHPDRVARQLKLDQQIPYNPLISLWTTDVGVAYTYWSHLFLPAQEGIHHPLNSTYEGKCDVSWTRWWNKFLHPFTIILDKLKAGSPHGEISYDERKEAYKQKAKEFMLPRELSDSDFVIIKEVSADCRDRYINGIEATEKEIAERWNHILGIFLSDDEPAMASRRKRKNKSNVIDSSFSALPPTDMQVGENLSTSKLKEPSTTKAISFDEEARPTSKRKLDFADVENISSPIKLDGPALYVQDDISFTGLDNILNGDVAHDLDDLHALNVDDYESSIDVDLQVSFPCIASNVPPSTDIDSLLSSALNVIMKAVDASFRHALEGLNSSTIIDPQRHALLEAVYSLLPASDDIARVAAIRAGLKRLISISNDMQQSHKEIRSHSHEKEEAFTVADKECMLLEEFLKGTDDKLASMEEQYAEERKHGETLKAQLKKVNTRMHQIGEGVEQLKLTRSSKQAEAKELRASLSEVNAKANQALEDLKQKISTMDNEVESILEQMKNLPAVP; encoded by the exons ATGTTCAGGCCACCGATTGAATTCACGTCCGAGATGGCACATGAGTATCTTGAGGAACCTCAAAAAATAAGTTGGTGTCCTTATTCCTCGCGTAACTTGATTGGAGTAGATCAGCTACAGAGGGCTTACATGATTTCTATCCGACGGGCTATTCTTCCATGGAGGTTTCTACTTCAAAACATTGATACATGTGTAGCCGAGCCATATCACCCGGACCGTGTAGCTCGCCAACTTAAGTTAGACCAACAGATACCATATAATCCTTTGATATCCTTATGGACAACAGACGTTGGCGTGGCGTACACATACTGGTCACATCTATTTCTCCCAGCTCAGGAGGGAATTCATCATCCTCTCAACAGCACTTATGAGGGAAAATGTGACGTATCATGGACTAGATGGTGGAACAAATTTTTGCATCCGTTTACCATTATTTTGGATAAACTTAAGGCTGGTAGTCCACATGGGGAAATCTCATATGATGAGAGAAAGGAGGCGTAtaagcaaaaggcaaaagaatttATGCTCCCTCGCGAACTCTCAGATTCTGATTTTGTTATAATAAAGGAAGTGTCAGCCGACTGCCGAGACAGGTACATTAATGGTATTGAGGCCACAGAGAAAGAGATAGCAGAACGTTGGAATCATATTTTGGGTATTTTTCTTTCAGATGATGAACCTGCTATGGCCTCTCGACGT AAGCGGAAGAATAAGAGTAATGTTATTGACTCTTCCTTTAGCGCTTTGCCTCCAACGGATATGCAAGTTGGTGAAAACCTCTCAACTTCCAAGCTAAAGGAACCAAGTACAACTAAAGCTATTTCTTTTGATGAGGAGGCGAGGCCTACCTCCAAAAGAAAACTTGATTTTGCTGACGTAGAGAATATTTCCAGCCCTATAAAATTAGATGGTCCTGCTTTATATGTACAAGATGATATTAGTTTCACGGGTCTGGACAATATACTTAATGGAGATGTAGCTCACGATTTGGATGATCTTCACGCATTAAATGTGGATGACTATGAGTCAAGCATAGATGTGGATCTCCAAGTTTCTTTTCCATGCATAGCTTCAAACGTGCCCCCATCGACTGATATTGATAGCCTCCTATCTTCTGCACTAAATG TTATTATGAAGGCTGTCGATGCATCGTTCAGACATGCACTTGAAGGCTTGAACAGCTCTACGATAATTGACCCTCAACGTCATGCACTTCTTGAGGCGGTCTATTCGCTTCTTCCAGCCAGCGATGATATCGCTCGCGTCGCTGCTATTCGTGCAGGTCTGAAAAGACTTATTTCCATCTCAAATGACATGCAGCAATCCCACAAAGAGATTAGATCTCATTCTCATGAGAAAGAAGAAGCTTTCACTGTGGCAGATAAGGAATGTATGTTGCTTGAAGAATTTTTAAAAGGTACAGATGATAAGCTGGCATCTATGGAAGAGCAATATGCCGAGGAGAGGAAGCATGGGGAGACTCTTAAAGCTCAACTCAAAAAGGTTAATACTAGAATGCATCAGATTGGGGAGGGTGTTGAGCAACTGAAATTAACACGGTCCAGTAAGCAAGCCGAGGCTAAGGAGCTGCGTGCCTCACTTTCTGAAGTTAATGCTAAGGCTAATCAGGCACTTGAGGACCTGAAGCAGAAGATATCCACGATGGACAATGAAGTTGAGTCTATTCTTGAGCAGATGAAAAATCTTCCTGCTGTGCCATGA